The following proteins are co-located in the Paenibacillus sp. FSL H8-0079 genome:
- a CDS encoding vWA domain-containing protein, translated as MNYTIQASQRTPALIIYLIDISASMNMVLENRRRIDVVYDALSLAIRQMVFRSTKGNRLTPRYRIAILAYSDDVYDLLNGIKGIDEIAAVGSLPDLTPRRFSDSAKAFLQAEKILQAEIPNMQDCPAPLVCHMTDGVATGEDPEPIAKRIMGMSVPDGNVLVENIFISDHLLEGPITEPRRWKGISSETNLQDEHGEKLRNMSSVLPESYREMLVEADYLLAPGALMMLPGTCAELVSIGFQMSAATPVR; from the coding sequence ATGAACTACACGATTCAAGCATCGCAGCGTACACCTGCACTTATTATATATTTAATTGATATTAGCGCCTCCATGAATATGGTTCTGGAAAATCGTCGTCGGATTGACGTCGTCTATGATGCTTTATCTCTCGCGATTCGCCAAATGGTATTTCGGTCCACCAAGGGAAATCGACTGACACCTCGCTATCGGATAGCTATATTAGCTTATAGCGATGATGTATATGACTTGTTGAACGGAATCAAAGGGATTGACGAGATTGCTGCAGTTGGTTCTTTGCCTGATCTGACACCGAGACGCTTTTCGGATTCTGCGAAGGCTTTCCTACAGGCTGAGAAGATACTACAGGCCGAAATTCCGAATATGCAGGATTGTCCTGCGCCACTCGTATGCCACATGACGGATGGGGTAGCTACAGGTGAAGATCCTGAGCCTATTGCGAAAAGAATCATGGGCATGAGTGTACCTGACGGCAATGTACTGGTGGAGAATATCTTTATATCCGATCATCTGCTGGAAGGGCCGATCACTGAACCTAGAAGATGGAAGGGAATCTCTTCGGAAACGAATCTTCAGGATGAGCATGGAGAGAAGTTGCGTAACATGTCATCCGTCCTGCCCGAAAGTTATCGGGAAATGCTTGTTGAAGCTGATTATTTGCTTGCACCCGGTGCACTCATGATGCTGCCAGGTACCTGCGCAGAATTGGTATCGATCGGGTTCCAGATGTCCGCTGCTACGCCTGTGAGATAG